ATAGAAAATGTAGTTTGGACAAGCCCCGAGATACTGAACGATGTTACTCTTCTTGCGATACGACATGGTTCTACAGCGACTGGCTCAATACGGTAATAAGTATTACCAGAAGATAATAAAGTGCACATAAACTAGACTATTTATGTTAAGCACACAAATtgaacatgtatattgttttttaatatgtaaTGGATGAAAGTATGCCATCTTAATCACAACAGTTTGCTAAAATTACTAACGCAGTTGATAGTTTGGTGAGCTTTTGGGCTAATCTTTCACGTTGTCCCTTCAACAAGTTTTTACAAGCATATGCCCATGTGTAAAAGATGACATCATGCTGAATTTTGTCACAATCATCCCTCTATAAACCCTTAAACAATATTGAGCAGTGCCTTTGGTAAACTCTAAAATTCTCTTGTTAATTAGTGTAATATGctattttaaactaaaaaaattccTGTTATATATAGTTGGTATGTAAATGTTATATCCAATATTGATCACCTGCTTTGTTCCACGGAGAAAGTTATACTGAAGTCCTTAGCTCTACCTGTACAACACCATCAACTGCTTTGACAAGACTGCACAAGTAAAATGCTTGTTCAAGAGCACCAGTGCAACAAGCGAACAGCTCGGCTaataaaactattgtataaAGATTTAATAATTGAGAGTCGTCCGCTTTTCCTTTTGGCAGAGAGTCCATGGCTCTTAGCCATGATCAGCTAGTGTCACTGAAGATGGATACCCTTTTATATGTCACAGTCCTGTTATAGTGGTTGCAGTCTTGTTATCATATAGATTTCTCCAAATCATTCATATGACGAACACATTTTGTAAATCAAGCGTCTGCTGTCAgccttttatttttataataaacaatCCAACAATTTCCTGATGTTTTTCCTCATAGATTTAAAATCTAAGTAATAAAACAGCTTCGCTATTTCATTTTGTTGAACTTGATGCAAGTTTAAAACTTTCACACGTGCCGTTATCaggattttatttgtttttattttagcacGAGTGCTAAAAATCTTTATCGTTTCTAGTGCAATGGATGTGGCAGAGGGGACCAGACAAGAGAATTGTTTTGTCCAGCTGATGAGGAGTCATATAGTAGCCTTCGAACATCCTCTTTATGTGGCTCTCCGCCTAATAGAGTGCAGGCTTGTGAGAGCAGATCTGAATGTAGAAATCTTGGCAGCTGGTTTACCGGAGCTTGGTCAGACGTGGGTCCTTATGTTGTTTTATCTGATTACATCTGATATGAGATTGCATAAAACTCTttcaaaatttatgcaaacatgCAACTACATAAACCTTCATATCATTCTGTTTATGCAAACATGCAACTACATAAACCTTCATATCATTCTGTTTATGCAAACATGCAACTACATAAACCTTCATATCATTCTGTTTATGCAAACATGCAACTACATAAACCTTCATATCATTCCGATTATGCAAACATGCAACTACATAAACCTTCGTATCATTCTGTTTATGCAAACATGCAACTACATAAACCTTCATATCATTCTGTTTATGCAAACATGCAACTACATAAACCTTCATATCATTCTGTTTATGCAAACATGCAACTACATAAACCTTCATATCATTCTGTTTATGCAAACATGCAACTACATAAACCTTCATATCATTCTGATTATGAGTATAATTGAGTTGATTGATAGCATTGAGTGATAGCAAAATTTTCCTGCCACTCTCAATTATTCAACTCATTCATAATTATATCAattcttaaaccataactgtcacgaacaacttttatcgtatttgctaggtaaatcagacacgctgattccgattttgtactcaaaataaagattagtccactaactttcagagtaatgaaggcttttttacagcgttttaatatcggtctcgaaaacaacacgatcggcataacaagctccgcccataaatacgtgacgtaacctagctttttaggaacagaagttacgtagggatgtttagaccgatttagaataatagagatgggcgTTTTAAAATCcagtaatatctaaattcagccttaaaaatgaTATCAGTCTtttttgaaaggtagataagctatttagcgttgcatatttaaaaaaagcgcgataacaacgctagcttgtgataaaaccgcgcttttcgagctcatttttctcggcgttcagcccatttaaacgtcatgtaacaagccacgagcaattttaaatagtttatatacctttcataaaaaactgaaattattttacaggctggatttagataataacgggttttaagacaccaatctctattattctaaatcggactaaacattcccaacttccattcctgaaaaagccaggtttcgtcacatatttatgggagGAGCTTGTAATGCCCATTGTgatgttttcgaaacggatattgaaacgctttaaaaaagcctaaatgactttaaAGGTTAgtgactaatctttattttgagtacaaaatcggaatcagcatgtctgatttacctattggacacgataaaagttgttcgtgacagttatggtttaaaggttgacttgcaacaaaattcacattatagttatttggtatcaaaagattcaccatgtcttgctctgttgtgttgtaagtgccaaatatgtggaaatgtgattacaagctcttaaaagctcaaaaacgaaaagcggccgtagattagaatctctttatttcgatgacgtaaccacgaaatttggtcatcgtcttgtcacgtatgttctcacgtgaattgaaaggccaataaaaagctcaatataaaacttatcgtagtactagtttatgacaaacacttcgggttttaccgaagaccccgtatcgaatatagatgctcgctactttacagttttatttcggcattattcaatcgtcaagtcgttctctgatcatgtgacccactacttcgcaaataatttttgcagcacttttcgattatcacaggtgaccaacaggctcgccatgattatcagacaatgatatgtactctttcgagctaaggttaaaaagtttaacgatttttcatggtaagttataagatatcagtgctaaaagtgacagcattacaatgacgataaaacagacgcgtaagaacaatagacatagttttattgaatgcatgaagtatatttgtgaaaatattttgacgaataaggttgcaagaaagtgtaaacagaaaccacctctcacaactacatcacatttgagccgttttggaaagggaatccaaactacggcggtctcgtgtggctgtgattttctgttcgtttttgagcttttaagagcttgtaatcacctttccacatattttgcacctacaacataacagagtaagaaaaggtgaattttttcatatcaaataacggtaatgtgagttttgttgcaagtcaacctttaagtattttaaaaactaaaaatttattgGCTGCTTCTGTTCCATTTACAGCCAGTCATTTCAACAATGACTGTCTCATGGTTTATAATTTATCACTGACTTCTATGTAGCTGtgtttttttccttttcttgCAATCTGTTTGGGTTTAGTCACCTCAACTTCATGCTAGATATGGCTATATCTGTTTACAGCATAGaaaaaacattataaaatacTAGAAAAGAGATTGTTTTTTGGTAGTCAATTGAAAGGGTGTATTCAGCATGTTAACAAGTAAAATAATAGCAGTTATTCTGTTAATCAGTAAACATTAAATACATAATATTGTTTGATTTAGTGTGAAGGAAGTTGTGAAGAAGCATATCAAAGACGACATGTCTTCTGTATGGCTGTGGAGCACAGCAATTACGAAAAACTTGAAGATTCTCAATGCATAGGGCAGGAGAAGCCAACTCACAAACAAAAGTGTCAAAAGTTACACTGCAACCAGTCAACATCTCTATGGATGACAACTGATTGGTCAGAGGCAAGCACAGGAGTTTACTTTTATTGTGCACACAATCATGCTAAATAGTTCAACTAACGGTTTAACTAGAAATCAAGATACTTGTGCTAAGCAGAGCAAAGGCTTATATAAATATGTCAATTCTTGTTAATCCAAGccaagttatattttattgctaaaaGTTTTAATACAGGATGATCAAACCACTTTTTAGAAATTCTATTTTCTCGAAggataaaataatatcaatctTTTGTTGCTATTCACAGTGTTCAGTGAGTTGTGGTGAGGGACACCAGAGACGGAGAGTCATGTGTTTAAACAAGGATcgaaaagaagacaactcttgctTACAAGATATAAAACCACCTACAGTAAAGAACTGTGCAACACCTGCATGCCCCATCATTCAGCAATATGTGGACTCCAGTTGCACAGACAAATACAGGTCTTGCCATGTGGTTGTACAGGCCCGGCTTTGTAAACTgtcttactataataatatctgTTGCAACTCATGCCGCATCACTGGCTGAGCTTCAAGAGAGATGTTTGCGATCTGGGATGTGTATGTTTCAAAGTTTGTTAGCAACAGTTCAAGGGAGTTATCCTGAACCATAAGTCATACTGGCAGGTGGCTGTTTTACCAAGTAACTGATTTTATGCTAAATATTATTGAGCATActgtattattgtatatatgtgCAGAGTGTTTCAAGGGTTGTGCATACTGACAATGAACTGCCTCAAATATTTGGGAGTTACTACGGCAATGCAGGTACCTGGGCAACACTTTGCTGTGTACTAGCCCATGATATTGTGTAATcgttatattttaatatagacTTGCCCATATGGCTGTACCTGTCCACATGCAGAGATATACAGATTTATAAGCAGCACTCTACAGCAACATGTACATCAATTGGAAAGTTATCTACAGTATCTGTACGCTAATGCGAGTCATCGAGTATGAGTTATTTCGCTGTTGGCTGTTTTTTCTTTTCTTCTGCCCTCTTTGTCTCCTCTTCCTTGACCTCAAAGTCCTTGATAAGACTCGTCACCTCCGCATTTTCCAGAATACTAATCTTAGTCTTGTCATCAACCCTTCGTAAGACAGCTATTTCAACTGCAACACATTAGATTGGAGTTAATATCGCACAACCTTTGTATGAAAGTGAAGTCGCTGTTTCTTCACATGCATTGTCAACCAAGTTTTATCATAAATATAAGCAACATATGCTTGTATTAAATATCAATAGAATAGAAAATTGGTATAGCAACCCATCAGCAAACAAAACAACGAGAATTCAAAAAGAAATGCTACCAATTTTGGTAGAGCATATGGGCAGAGCCTAGAGATTATAAGACTTATCTTCTGTGTGTAACTTAGCCAACCGTGATCAAACTCAGATCTGAGGAGATGGGTATCGGAATGTAGACACCGATCGAGACCAGGCTTGCAGATTGAAAGTACCTAGTAACCTGATGGTATACTGGTATAACGAAGGCATGCTACGATGCTAGTACAGTGAAAGTGAACTAGATAACTGAAGACGGGCTAGTAGACTGAGAAAGGGCTAGTAGACGGAGAGAGGGCTAGGAGACTGAGAGAGGGCTAGGAGACAGAGAGGGCTAGGAGACTGAGAGAGGGCTAGGAGACAGAGAGAAGGCTAGGAAACGGAGAGAGGGCTAGTAGATGGAGAGAGGGCTAGTAGATGGAGAGAGGGCTAGTAGACGGAGAGAGGGCTAGTAGACGGAAAGAGGGCTAGGAGACTGAGAGAGGGCTAGGAGACTGAGAGAGAAGACTAGTAGACTGAGAGAGAGGGCTAGGAAACTGAGAGAGAGGACTAGTAGATTGGGAGAGAGAGGGCTAGTAGACTGAGAGAGAGAGGGCTAGGAGACGGAGAGAGAGGGCTAGGAGACTGAGAGAGGGGGCTAGGAGACTGAGAGGGCTAGGAGACTGAGAGGGCTAGGAGACTGAGAGAGGGCTAGTAGACTGAGAGAGAGAGGGCTAGTAGACTGAGAGAGAAGACTAGTAGATTGAGGGAAGGTTAGTAAATAGAGGGCACACACCCTTCTCTGCTGTGATCTTAGTCATGTCAAGGGTCTTGCTGAGCACTCTGATAGCCAACTTCTTAGCCTCTTCTAAAGAAATCTCATCATCTTTATACTCTTGCTTCAGCATTGACACAGCAGCCTGTGAACAAAGTCGGCGTGTGAGTGCCCAGATAAACCATTGGACAGCTATTCCAATTATAAAACCAATGACGGAATCTTAGCACAAAACTAAAGGCATCTAGAATAAGCTATACTATAATTGTGTAATGTTGTAACAAAGTCTAACATATCTATAAATTAGACCAACTGTAAAAAAGCAATGAACAAGCGACTGTTAGCTCGAATGTTGTGTTAGCTCAGTGCGGGaacaatacatttttatattgaatatatttgtatcataatACAATGTACTCCATTTTTAGGGAATGGCAGTGCCTGTAATATAAACACacacaaaaatagtaaaaactgTGTTGATGAACTGTGAAGTCTGTGAATGAGACAGCCTATTGTGATAGCTGGCAATAACTTCGCAACGCATGAATTACCAGATTTTTAAAACAATCAATTGTATGGAGATGATAAGATGTGCATACTCAcggttattaaaatttaaatgatgTATGTTTGCAATTTTATCAACCTACACTCTACCcccgtatatacatgtaaatatgatcGAGATGTAATTTAATTACTGTACAATTATTGGCCACTATTATACCACAAAACAAAAGCCCAGAATTATTTCTAAGCATTTTTACAATAAACAATTCAGGTGAACATCTTACAATACTAAAGCGCATTCCAGATGTAAGCAGAAAGTCACGCTGACTTtaaacagtttatatttatttaagtaATGAGATTGTTTTCAGAGATTCAAGAGATctattagtattataatatgACCATACCATTCAGGATTACTTAGGCTTGCCCATCATACTCATCATCATGCTCATCATCTCTTTTGTTTGAGCAAAAACCATCAATTCATTATCAATATTGGATGTTTGATATTCAATAAATTTGACCAACATTCAAAGTAAGCAAATCACCCGTAATAAATGTTCAAATGCCTGTTCCCAGTTCTCAAAAATGATGACTATTGAAAATTCATCGCATATCACAGTGTGAACTCCCTAAACATATGACACCAATCAGATATTTAGAAGCTAGCTAAGTCAATGTGAACCAGGTGGAgaagtaaaaaaaacaactcGGCTACTCACAGCACTATTATTGCCAATACAGGTTGCCTTCCAGCCACTGTAGTTACCGCTGGGGTCACTCTGATAAAGCTGGTAACCATAATGTTTGTCCCAACCCATGTAAAGCAGCGACACTCCAAAGGGTCTCTTTCCTGTAGCAGACCATATTTCCCTGATAGTGATGTATGTTTTGGTAGACAATCATATTATCTATATAACAGGGTGCCTCGACTCGATCAAAACTGTGAATCGCTATGTTGATGATAAAGTCACTACTTGCTGTCCAGTCATACTATCAACCATAGCAAACCATACACATATAAAACGCTATAGCCGAACAGCTCACTGCAGTGCTACAATGCTTTTCGCTAAGCTTATTTTGCTCCAATGCCACAACATTTAGACATTGCCAAACGGAACTCTAACGTTACAGGatgtaacattttaatttttgacCCACAAATCACCCTTTCCCAATAAACATTGACACACCTCCAAACTGAGTGTAAGCTTGCTTCACATCACACAGAGTACTGACAAGCTGCTCACAAGGCATTGGCTCTTGGTAGGTCAGCACGTACCTACAATTGTATGCAAAATGAAAAGGAAGCAAACAAAGTGGCTGGGAGTAAACAGTTACAATAAGGAGAAACACTCAGCGAGAAGATTTACTTATCCTATGCTAATCAGTATCCGCTGCTTCAGCGACCCTCACAAGAAGTGCAGCAACGCTTCAGCTACGGTGTCTATTAGCTCGAGTATTCAGATCTCATCACTGTGCTTCCACACAATTGCAATAGATAATCATTATTCCGTTATTTTATGACGAgactattatattttaatgtaaaactGATCAGCAAGTACCACATTTAGATAAAACAGATTTAACAGAATCATTCATAGAACTACTAAACATCTTACAAGCTAATCTGTAAGTTTGATGTAAAAGTGTACCAACCTCTGAGCTATGAGACGAAGTTCATTTATCAAGACGTTTGCATCTGATGTAATTCCTGCTACACTAGTTGCCATGTCACTGTAAATAATAGTTGAAATACCCAACTCACAAAGTGTAAATTCATGCTTAGTACATTAAAAGATGTAGGTTACAACAAACTTTAAGTTAAAACTTACTCGTCTAGCTTATATATTTTTTCGGAATATGATACTTCATCTAATAGTTTGTTTGTGATTCTTCTTTCAGCTGCCAGTAATATACCATCTTTGGCTAGAATTCCGAGACATGTGCCAGCGTGACCAATAGCTTCCATCGCGTATTCCACCTGGTAGAGTCTCCCTAAATCGTCACACAAATTCCGTcgtcatagatatatatatatatatataacttattaaACCAAAGTTACTGATCTGAAATTTATGCACATGTGTATTAGAGTTTAACTACCATAGAATACTGAAACCTAGAGCCATTCAACCCAATGAAACATAAACCCAAAGCCATCTACTCAGTGAATgccattttttaacaaattttctcaaagcaaataaaaaatagcgAGTACGTAGCATACAATAGAACAAGTAGGCTACTTACCTTCAGGAGAGAATATAGTCGTGCGTGAGTCATATCGCCGAGACTGGAACGTGAAATAGATAATTGTAGTACACCATCATGACAAACATGTGCTTTAGACAAACGAACTAACCAAGCGatatgtaaaattaaaaagattgcTTTTAAGAGGACAAATATTTTCAGGTAAGCCAAACGAgtaggaaaaaatattgaacaAGAAAACATTCCAAAACTTATGCTAAAAATCGGagtaaaacttgataaactaGTGTTCAAATCCCATACAttactgaaaaataaaaaatcttagaTATTAGCAAACTACACTAAAACGTAATCAGAATATATCTGTGCAACTTTAAGAACACATTGTTGAGACAAAAATCATAAAGTATTATCTTGGAACCAATTTTCATATTTCTGGTCTTGACAACATGgcactaaaatatttaataaaaggtCCAATGAAAACATTCTTTGATACTggtcaaaaagaaaaaagaggtGCAGGAACAAATGTGATGACGGGCAGTTTTTGAAGCACGAGAGCATTTAATTGCAATGGAGTATTTATAATTCACGCAAAATTACTCATATTGGCTAAAGAACAACTAATGACTACTTGAGTATAAAAGCAATAATTTTTGATGAACAGTAGAACACACATAGCATCATAATACCCAACTTCGGCAAGAAAATTTATAACTCAATCGCTCAccattttcttttttcattagCTAGCCCGAGAGTTtattgtagagtcgttaaaacCATAAAAGTGTGAAGGGGTAACTGGACTTTTGGGCGACAGTcactagggcgacagacacgtaggcgacactttcggttcgaaaggcgacaacttcagacggaaaggcGACACGGCAGACAAACCGGCGACAAATCTAGACTATAAGGCGACaaattggtttgctgtttgattgaaggcaaggtaatgtactgacaaactatgagatGCTGTCGTTGTGTGCTATGCttacgtatatttttgaaacGTAGCCTTGAAaatgttattgttttttacagacttttttataaatcgAAATTGCAACGTGTATTTTTAAACGCCATTGGTGGGATTGGGATTTCTCTAATTATGCTAGCCcagacaattaacaaaatattaaggttttttttctaaaaatgcatctagcttattcaattaaagcaccaaaacttgtttttgtatcagcatgtttgttcaaaactgtTCGAAAAGTCACGTTCTCGGCTGAATTGTCGACAATCTTGTCTCTGAATATTGAAACTTTAGAGATATCCCTTCTCTGattgttgaaactttagagttatcttacctcgaaacgaaatagttttatggtttcgaTCGTCAAAATTCACAGTAGCTGGGAGAAGTGGTTGCTCTTTGTGTGAGATGAAAGACAATTTCCTATTATTTTAATTTCTCATTTACTTGTGGAAATAATAATTTCCttatccttgtttctttacaattatgataataattcaatgtcattataatgcagactcaataggctaaattgcggttcacactgatctatgtttgttgagattttatttgagtatgaagagtgaaggctttttctgacataggtgtctaagatatatccatattttactaacttctgcagcttgttgcaagaagactaaacagcatcacagaaagcttatggagAAATGATCCATTCCAAAGCATAGAAATCAACTGGTCCTGATGCCATGTTACCCTAGAGTCACTGGAGATATTTGACCGAATTACCTTTGTCACAGATCCCGATGGCACACACAAcctgtagtttgagacaatgaggagtgatcaacacctcaaagacctttgtgatatatactcagttgcaggttaatgctgccatgtaccacatcatatactatattttgcattttaacacgcactatgaatcttttttatatgcgactattttaacaaaggacggacttcagaaaagatgggaagatattacatagacagccatTGGCTTGAACTTAaataacaactttattaaatagtggtgtagggaatttcctgcaattatttttgtgtatgattggaagtgcaagtgcattcgagcacctgcgagtcactgtgtacaattatactcctgtaattcaaattatcttttcatgtaagttttagaattagtagaaagtaatattcagttgccaATTTATAACCGTGAACCTGATCTCGTCATTCTAGATAGGAAAGAGAAGTTCTATCGCTAGATGGGTTTATCTACATATTATCAATCAGTATAAagtcattgtaaaaaaattaatgctgcaaactattgatatacgTATTTTTGATACGTGATACATAATACCTAATACGTTATACCTAATACATGATACATAAGCCAAAGGTAGTATAATGACTCATTAACAGCGGTATGCTAgtgactcaagaatgcatcgcttcaaaggggttgaaaaagttggtacctctatgatgtcataaattaggcggtaaggaatctcagactcttgccacactgataagcaacttgccagtttttccaagcattcaaggaaggaagtgaaaaagaaaatagtgacTGGCTAAATGACTTCTGAGCGTGTTGACAGACTCTAAAGTTAAATTTGTGGAATaggatgaacagaagaatagttgggcgattaaagacagattaatctcagcagtttttttaaataacaactatctcaattaaataaatatttggtacattcattaatacaatatgaaattctactgtgtgtaaaagaataatgtaatcagattaatggcattaatgaggatataagcaggtaatagatgccAAGGAAATAAGGTGGAGCAATGCGTAAAAAATATGCTAATGCAAGATTTCTGATctgggcatcaataaagttggtgtcttgttagtgttcactactaattcacaacaacataacaggccatagcaggacttaatattttgaattaatcctgCCCTCAGAATTGTCGTCTCAATGTCCAGAATTGTCGCCTGTTTGTCTGCTGTGTCgcctttccgtctgaagttgtcgccttttgaaccgaaagtgtcgcctaagtgtctgtcgccctattgaCTGTCGCCCAACCGTCCATAATTCGTGCGAAGGATAGCAGTTTAATGACATGTTTTTGTAAGTGGTAGTTTTCATTCCTCTGTGATGGGGGCCATGATTTCTATGATTtccagatacatgtatgtactaaaaatattacagaaTATACGGTAGTGTAATTGTACGTACTAGTCTAAATAGTCTGGTACGTACAATGATGACTAGGAATATAGCTGGAAGAACCTTTCAAATCGTGCCATTTTTCAGCTAAAATAGTGGtcaagttgaaaaaaaaacaaaaaatatttaaagccaaattaatttgaaaaaaagttaatataaaaaagattatagatgaaatatgtattaaaatattttgtgcaaaacTACGCTTTAGTGTAAACATAACAACGTGCTTAATGCATATAAAAGCCTTAGATTCTAATTTATTGTATTGGGTTGATATTCGACAAATAAGGAGTCGTTGTTTGCAATGGGAAGACAGTTTAATTTAAGCTTTCGCTACCATGTGGATGCACTTCTCAACGCTGCGCAGACGAGTGTGTTACGCTACACCATGAGATCGTCGCAAGGTTGTTTTCACATACATTGTACTTGTATTGAAAATTTCTTGGTACAAGTATATTTGcaatactgtttaaaacattatttaatTTTGAATAATGATAAAGAGCGTATGTTTATCTTTAAACGCATACAGCTACAGAAGAGTATCTGACATACGTCACTCGAAAAGACAATATGCGTGCATAATATTTGCTAGTTCAAGTAATTACGGCTAAAGTTCTTATGACAAACGTCTTTAAGCTTACTTCGTAAAATTTGCGTTGTAcggaaaaaaaattaattcaaaaaaATTGCATGCCTTTTGCGGAGGTAACGTTTTGACGGCTTACCCTGACCAATTCGTTGTTTCTAATCATAAGTCAAAATCAGTCATACGAAAAataaacttattattattattattattattatatttagctTTGGTATTAGCTGTTGAATATGTGTGCTTTATTCTGTAGATTAAAGGCTGAAAGATCTATGACAAATCGTTGATTGCTAAGAATGAGAAGGGAATAAACATGGCATTATGCTTCATACTTGCATACGTTTAAAAACTTGTACGTATACTAGATTAGCATATATTAGCTGCTAAGATACACCAGTAAACGAGGGAAGCCAGTGACATCATTTTTTCAGTATAGCGCTTTTACATGAATGTAAAAACATGAAGTAAAATGGTGAAATGTGATGTATAATTCTTAAGCGAATTAATTCTATTAAACTGATATACCATGGTTTTGTTACATCAATCTAAATTCTATCTAAACTAATTGTTTTATGTTTCTAGGATCTATCTAGTCATGCTGCATTCAAAGTTGCAAATAATGTATTCTCTTGTTGCTCTGATGATGTTTGTCAGCCTTGTGAGCAACCAATTACTTGGTAAGTTCCTTATTGTTTCTACAAAAACAGTAGTAACCT
The genomic region above belongs to Watersipora subatra chromosome 1, tzWatSuba1.1, whole genome shotgun sequence and contains:
- the LOC137385586 gene encoding proteasome subunit alpha type-4-like; the encoded protein is MSRRYDSRTTIFSPEGRLYQVEYAMEAIGHAGTCLGILAKDGILLAAERRITNKLLDEVSYSEKIYKLDDDMATSVAGITSDANVLINELRLIAQRYVLTYQEPMPCEQLVSTLCDVKQAYTQFGGKRPFGVSLLYMGWDKHYGYQLYQSDPSGNYSGWKATCIGNNSAAAVSMLKQEYKDDEISLEEAKKLAIRVLSKTLDMTKITAEKVEIAVLRRVDDKTKISILENAEVTSLIKDFEVKEEETKRAEEKKKQPTAK